From Nitrososphaera sp., a single genomic window includes:
- the radA gene encoding DNA repair and recombination protein RadA, producing MQEKGERGSGKPEFRLGTVEGIGPATEKRLQEAGFRSIKDLIVRGPVDVADATGMELEDSIGICNKARVKLEELGIIDKSFVTATSLYEKRIQNDRVTTGSHSFDDLLGGGVETKAVTEVYGEFGTGKTQLCHTLCVMVQQPRNLGGLSAKALYIDTENTFRPERIVTIAQSRGFDPAKTLENIIVAKAYNSAHQELIIDETGPLVEDEGIRLVVVDSAVAHYRSEFLGRATLSDRQQRLNKFMHILVRLAETYSVAVVVTNQIQSSPDAVFGDPIRPTGGNVVAHTSTYRIYLKKSGKNRIARMVDSPYHAEREILFCLSDQGVADVSRDS from the coding sequence TTGCAGGAAAAGGGCGAGAGAGGCTCCGGCAAGCCGGAGTTTCGGCTTGGCACGGTTGAGGGGATCGGCCCTGCCACGGAAAAAAGGCTACAGGAAGCCGGTTTTCGCTCCATCAAAGACCTTATCGTCAGAGGGCCGGTTGATGTGGCCGACGCCACGGGCATGGAGCTCGAGGACTCGATAGGGATTTGCAACAAGGCGCGAGTCAAGTTGGAGGAGCTTGGGATTATCGATAAGAGCTTTGTCACCGCAACCAGCCTTTACGAAAAAAGAATACAGAACGACAGGGTTACCACCGGCTCGCATAGTTTTGACGATCTTTTAGGCGGGGGCGTCGAGACGAAAGCGGTAACCGAGGTATACGGGGAATTCGGAACAGGCAAGACCCAACTTTGCCATACCCTCTGTGTGATGGTCCAGCAGCCTCGCAACTTGGGAGGACTGTCAGCAAAGGCATTGTATATCGACACCGAGAACACGTTCAGGCCCGAGCGAATCGTCACCATCGCGCAGAGCCGAGGCTTCGACCCGGCAAAAACCCTCGAGAACATCATAGTAGCCAAAGCATACAACAGCGCGCACCAAGAGCTTATTATTGACGAAACAGGCCCGCTTGTCGAAGACGAGGGTATCAGGCTCGTCGTTGTTGATTCTGCGGTGGCCCACTATCGTTCGGAATTTCTGGGCAGGGCCACGCTCTCCGATCGCCAGCAAAGGCTTAACAAGTTTATGCACATTTTGGTAAGGCTTGCAGAGACGTATTCGGTAGCAGTCGTTGTGACAAATCAGATCCAGTCTTCACCCGATGCGGTTTTTGGCGATCCGATTCGGCCTACGGGGGGAAACGTTGTTGCACACACAAGCACATACAGGATCTATCTGAAAAAATCCGGAAAGAACAGAATTGCACGCATGGTTGACAGCCCTTACCACGCCGAGAGAGAGATACTGTTCTGCTTGAGCGACCAAGGAGTGGCCGACGTCTCCAGGGATAGTTAG
- the cobJ gene encoding precorrin-3B C(17)-methyltransferase, with translation MSSSTGKRGKLYVVGVGPGNHDHMTFRAQQVIQESEVIVGYDTYVGLVEDMIAGKEVYRYAMTQEVDRANQAIDFAEAGRIVSLVSSGDPGIYGMVGLIYEILAEKGWKRNEGIYVECVPGVSSLNSCAALVGSPLMTDFAVVSMSDLLVPWEIIVKRVEAAALGDYVTVIYNPASKKRVHQLKDTRDIFLKFRSPQTPVAIVKGAFRESQSIVVTTLEKMLEHTDLLGMITTVIVGNSSTFDYNGMMINPRGYANKYELTKN, from the coding sequence TTGAGTAGCTCGACTGGTAAGAGGGGCAAGCTGTACGTTGTGGGAGTAGGCCCTGGGAACCACGACCATATGACGTTTCGCGCGCAGCAGGTGATACAGGAAAGCGAGGTAATCGTGGGCTATGACACCTACGTCGGACTAGTCGAGGACATGATTGCTGGCAAGGAAGTGTACCGCTACGCCATGACCCAGGAGGTCGATAGGGCAAATCAGGCTATCGATTTTGCTGAAGCAGGCAGGATAGTATCTCTTGTTTCCTCCGGCGACCCGGGAATTTACGGAATGGTCGGCCTCATTTACGAAATTTTGGCTGAAAAGGGCTGGAAGCGTAACGAGGGCATCTATGTAGAGTGCGTGCCCGGCGTCTCGTCGCTGAACTCGTGTGCCGCTCTCGTGGGCTCGCCCTTGATGACGGACTTTGCCGTTGTTAGCATGAGCGACCTTCTGGTACCGTGGGAAATTATAGTAAAGCGCGTCGAGGCGGCGGCGCTTGGAGATTATGTGACGGTAATCTATAACCCGGCCAGCAAGAAGAGGGTGCATCAGCTCAAAGACACGAGAGACATTTTTCTAAAGTTCAGGTCTCCCCAGACCCCCGTCGCAATCGTCAAAGGCGCCTTCAGGGAAAGCCAGTCTATAGTGGTTACAACTCTGGAAAAGATGCTAGAGCACACCGACCTTTTGGGCATGATAACTACGGTGATAGTCGGCAACTCATCGACGTTTGACTACAATGGGATGATGATAAACCCGCGCGGATACGCAAACAAATACGAACTTACAAAGAATTAG
- a CDS encoding aspartate kinase — MRIVMKFGGTAVDGPDKIKHLAGIVSSHQKKGDETICVVSAVRGLTDGLLSISDSVKKGDKASIDGFVKRAKSIHLEIAEKTISDPVLRQSASKAVLDTARELEEILDGIVLLGEVTPKTLDYLLSFGERFSAPLVSFGLQDAGMKSQPLTGKEAGIVTDSNFGEARPLIDTTRLRVGHKLEPLLKEGIIPVVTGFIGADQNGNVTTLGRGGSDYSATIIASGVNADEVWLWSDVDGLMTADPKIVKDAVVLKEVSFIEAMEMALYGAKYIHPRAFEPVVETKIPIRVRNTFNVKHKGTLITQNPSRESQKIVKSVSAIRHTALIDVSGGGMVGAPGTAAKIFDTLAKNKINIMMISQSPSESSISMVVKKLDLDRAINTLELSLLGKVIKEINVNDDVAVVAVVGSGMRGIKGIAARVFGAVAKRDVNVIMIAQGSSELNLAFVVNDRDCEGAVNALHEEFALAKQSASK; from the coding sequence ATGCGAATCGTGATGAAATTCGGTGGAACGGCGGTTGATGGGCCGGATAAAATAAAGCATCTCGCTGGGATCGTTTCCTCTCATCAAAAAAAGGGCGACGAGACAATATGTGTGGTTTCCGCCGTCCGGGGCCTTACTGACGGACTGCTTTCGATTTCCGACAGTGTGAAGAAAGGCGACAAGGCGTCAATCGACGGATTTGTCAAGCGGGCAAAGTCGATCCATCTGGAAATTGCGGAAAAAACGATTTCCGATCCCGTCCTGCGCCAGAGCGCCTCCAAGGCGGTTCTTGACACCGCGCGGGAGCTCGAGGAAATTCTCGACGGCATTGTGCTGCTTGGCGAGGTGACCCCAAAGACGCTCGATTACCTCCTCTCCTTCGGAGAGAGGTTCTCTGCGCCACTGGTGTCGTTTGGCCTTCAGGACGCGGGTATGAAATCCCAGCCGCTGACCGGCAAGGAAGCCGGGATTGTCACGGATTCTAATTTCGGCGAGGCAAGGCCGCTTATCGACACGACAAGGCTGAGGGTAGGCCACAAGCTCGAACCTCTCCTCAAGGAGGGCATTATTCCCGTCGTCACTGGCTTTATAGGTGCAGATCAAAACGGCAACGTCACCACTCTTGGCCGAGGAGGCTCTGATTACTCGGCGACCATTATCGCTTCTGGAGTCAATGCGGACGAGGTCTGGCTCTGGAGTGATGTCGACGGCCTAATGACTGCGGATCCCAAGATAGTGAAGGACGCAGTGGTCCTAAAGGAAGTGTCGTTTATCGAGGCGATGGAAATGGCCCTTTACGGCGCAAAGTACATCCACCCCCGGGCCTTCGAGCCGGTCGTTGAGACAAAGATCCCCATCAGGGTCAGGAATACTTTTAACGTCAAGCACAAGGGCACGCTCATTACTCAAAATCCAAGCAGGGAGTCGCAAAAGATAGTCAAATCGGTAAGCGCCATCAGGCATACTGCGCTGATAGATGTAAGCGGTGGAGGAATGGTCGGCGCTCCAGGGACCGCAGCCAAGATCTTTGACACTCTCGCGAAAAATAAAATCAACATCATGATGATTTCGCAGAGCCCCTCTGAGTCCAGTATTTCGATGGTCGTCAAGAAGCTCGACTTGGACAGGGCCATAAACACCTTGGAGCTTAGCCTGCTTGGAAAGGTCATAAAGGAAATCAATGTCAACGACGATGTCGCGGTGGTCGCCGTCGTCGGTTCTGGAATGCGAGGGATCAAGGGGATTGCGGCCAGGGTATTTGGCGCAGTTGCAAAGCGAGATGTCAACGTCATCATGATTGCCCAGGGCTCGTCGGAGCTGAACCTTGCGTTCGTAGTCAATGACAGGGACTGCGAGGGAGCAGTCAACGCGTTGCATGAGGAATTCGCTCTGGCAAAGCAATCGGCATCAAAGTGA
- the pcn gene encoding proliferating cell nuclear antigen (pcna), with translation MFLARTKSPEEWKAVVSAISTLVDEATFEARPDGISFRGMDPSHIALIDIYWPNNAFDAYECDKEVKFGVRVDEFSKLVKRAEKKDSLEISVGDDSMLHVKMSNGYKREYKTRLIESSASSTPLPKLSFNSKTVLTATAFDRILSDVQVVSEYVSIDSKHGTISFSGKGDSGEANISLEAGNEGLEDLDVKEDSKATYSLDYLSKITKAVTSMGGSVSAEYSSKMPLRLEFRLANVGKIHFYLAPRVQD, from the coding sequence GTGTTTTTGGCCCGTACAAAGTCCCCCGAAGAATGGAAAGCTGTTGTATCCGCTATTTCGACCTTGGTTGACGAGGCAACGTTTGAGGCCCGACCGGACGGGATATCGTTCCGCGGAATGGACCCTTCCCATATAGCACTAATTGACATCTACTGGCCAAACAACGCCTTCGACGCGTACGAGTGCGATAAGGAAGTGAAATTTGGCGTCAGGGTCGATGAATTCTCCAAACTCGTCAAGCGTGCCGAGAAAAAGGACTCTCTGGAGATTAGCGTAGGCGACGACAGCATGCTGCATGTGAAAATGTCAAACGGCTACAAGCGCGAGTACAAGACAAGGCTCATTGAAAGTTCTGCAAGTTCGACGCCTCTTCCAAAGCTGAGTTTTAACTCAAAGACCGTTCTGACGGCTACCGCCTTTGACAGGATTCTCTCCGATGTGCAGGTAGTCTCGGAGTACGTTTCGATTGACTCCAAACATGGCACAATCAGTTTCTCCGGCAAAGGCGATTCAGGCGAGGCCAACATTTCACTTGAGGCAGGGAACGAAGGGCTCGAAGACCTGGACGTCAAGGAGGACAGCAAGGCTACCTACAGTCTGGACTACCTGTCAAAAATCACCAAGGCAGTAACCTCGATGGGAGGCTCGGTTTCGGCGGAATACTCGAGCAAAATGCCCCTTAGATTGGAATTTAGGCTTGCCAACGTCGGCAAGATCCACTTTTATCTTGCCCCACGGGTGCAGGACTGA
- a CDS encoding methane monooxygenase/ammonia monooxygenase subunit B, with protein sequence MVLSLVLVALPSANAHGVQAQLQSRFVRIDDESFSDTTLHTGDTMTVSGTLHSLVNRPLRGWLSLFSDSTNAGVRWEFLQRDPPGNIFDIPPGSDIKYSITVRALEPGSYHVHTQLNIEHIGPGLGPGQSVSVTGTPILKPIPYSNVVYQCIIIGAGLGITFATRPWQVI encoded by the coding sequence ATGGTACTGTCTCTGGTCCTTGTTGCCCTCCCGAGCGCTAACGCGCACGGTGTGCAGGCGCAGCTGCAGAGCAGATTCGTAAGAATCGATGACGAGTCGTTCTCTGACACCACACTGCACACAGGCGATACAATGACAGTCTCAGGCACCCTTCACAGTCTTGTGAACAGGCCCCTAAGAGGCTGGCTATCCTTGTTCAGCGACTCTACAAACGCAGGCGTAAGATGGGAGTTCCTCCAGAGAGATCCGCCAGGTAACATATTCGACATTCCCCCTGGTTCAGACATAAAGTACTCGATTACTGTAAGGGCTCTTGAGCCAGGCTCATACCATGTGCACACTCAGTTGAACATCGAGCACATCGGTCCAGGTCTCGGTCCAGGACAATCAGTATCGGTTACTGGCACCCCAATCCTCAAGCCCATCCCGTATTCGAACGTCGTGTACCAATGCATCATCATTGGCGCAGGGTTAGGGATAACGTTCGCTACAAGACCGTGGCAAGTAATCTAG